One bacterium DNA segment encodes these proteins:
- a CDS encoding PQQ-dependent sugar dehydrogenase gives MKKVLFFGILVVVLAITGVAGIILYHKYIRGALPAFKNPSKDIAELIEKAAKEPQNLTGMPLTIPAGFSISIFAKNLPGARVMAQDRFGNFWVSQTGKGKISFLEVAEGKVVRVAEMLKGLKSPHGLAFDPENGTMLYIAEEDKISRLPTYSDGHLEKVIDLPSGGRHFTRTLGFGPDNKLYVSIGSTCNVCHEEDPRNAKIFSLNRDGSDFKEFARGLRNAVFFTWSYVDGKMWATEMGRDGLGDNLPPDEINIVEQDKNYGWPTCYGKNIHDTEFDKNTYIRNPCMDPFEMPSVVDLPAHSAPLGLAFVPEEGWPEEYWYNLLVAYHGSWNRTQPTGYKVARIKLDAKGAYLGTEDFITGWLTADNEALGRPVDILTVPGGIAYISDDKAGVIYKLSYLRNEEPGDASDKSSLIRLDNPLSGSIVKNPLTVSGEARGYWFFEASFPVKLLDGNGKLLVVLPAQAQEEWMTENFVPFRVTLEFETPETETGTLVLERDNPSGLPEHADELRVPIRFR, from the coding sequence ATGAAAAAAGTACTGTTTTTCGGCATATTGGTTGTCGTTCTTGCAATAACCGGCGTGGCAGGAATTATCCTATATCATAAATATATTCGTGGTGCTCTGCCCGCTTTCAAAAATCCCTCCAAGGACATTGCGGAGCTTATCGAGAAAGCTGCGAAAGAACCGCAAAACCTCACGGGAATGCCGCTTACAATTCCTGCCGGATTTTCCATTTCTATTTTTGCAAAGAACCTTCCCGGAGCGCGCGTGATGGCGCAAGACCGTTTCGGGAATTTTTGGGTAAGCCAAACGGGGAAAGGAAAAATTTCTTTTCTAGAAGTTGCCGAAGGGAAAGTGGTAAGAGTCGCCGAAATGTTAAAAGGGCTTAAGAGTCCCCACGGGCTTGCATTCGATCCCGAGAACGGCACGATGCTCTACATCGCCGAAGAGGACAAGATCTCGCGCCTGCCGACATACTCCGATGGCCACTTGGAAAAAGTCATTGACCTCCCTTCGGGCGGCAGACATTTCACGCGCACGCTCGGCTTCGGACCCGACAATAAGCTATATGTTTCCATCGGCTCCACCTGCAATGTGTGCCACGAAGAAGATCCTCGAAATGCAAAAATTTTTTCTCTTAACCGCGACGGAAGCGATTTCAAAGAGTTCGCGCGTGGTTTGCGGAACGCCGTCTTTTTCACCTGGAGCTATGTCGACGGAAAGATGTGGGCAACCGAGATGGGCCGGGACGGGCTGGGAGACAATCTGCCGCCGGATGAGATAAACATCGTAGAGCAGGATAAAAACTACGGCTGGCCGACCTGTTACGGCAAAAACATCCACGACACCGAATTCGACAAAAATACGTATATCCGGAATCCCTGTATGGATCCGTTTGAAATGCCTTCAGTTGTCGATCTACCGGCACATTCTGCGCCATTGGGTCTTGCATTCGTCCCGGAAGAAGGCTGGCCGGAAGAGTATTGGTATAACCTTCTTGTCGCCTACCACGGCTCATGGAACCGCACCCAGCCCACCGGATACAAAGTGGCGCGCATAAAACTCGATGCGAAGGGAGCGTACCTGGGAACGGAAGATTTTATTACGGGCTGGCTTACAGCCGACAACGAAGCGCTTGGCCGTCCCGTTGATATACTTACAGTGCCCGGCGGTATTGCATACATTTCAGACGATAAGGCAGGCGTGATATATAAGCTTAGCTATCTTCGCAATGAAGAGCCCGGAGATGCTTCTGATAAATCGAGCCTTATTCGCCTTGATAATCCTCTTTCCGGCAGTATCGTGAAAAATCCCCTTACAGTTTCAGGTGAAGCGCGAGGCTATTGGTTTTTTGAAGCATCATTTCCCGTAAAGCTCCTCGATGGCAACGGAAAACTTCTTGTCGTACTGCCTGCGCAAGCCCAAGAAGAATGGATGACAGAAAATTTTGTTCCTTTCCGCGTAACCCTGGAGTTTGAAACCCCTGAAACCGAAACAGGAACGCTTGTGCTTGAGCGCGATAACCCCTCCGGCCTTCCGGAACACGCGGATGAATTAAGAGTCCCTATTCGGTTTCGTTAA
- a CDS encoding glycosyltransferase family 39 protein, which translates to MYVQKNVKITLLAIVVFAAILRFAALDRIPPGIYPDEAIKGIEGLEAVETGNFKLFYETNNGREGLWINLIGLAVRSFGTNQFSLRFWPALFGTLTVLGLFLLTRELFREKEHPDRIALLAAFFLATSFWHLNFSRIAFRAIMVPMLMVWSFYFLLLAWRRAHAWRSAIFAVIGGALFGLGFHTYIAFRFAPFVALVLFAIEYLRIRTARIGLRSFLTRTAWWLIAAFLTALPIGLYFLAHPQDFIGRAGGVSIFATDSPIRTFGKVLVQTLGMFNIRGDCNWRHNMACSPQLLFPVGIFFLIGLWILIKNIRQKIPASTASWLLIAWLGFLLGPELLTWEGIPHALRSIGIIPPVFMLTALGVNYLLEKFSNKKVVPVMVIVIVMVSGIIEPYRYFGVWAHHINTPYAFAKPYVEIVRYLNSLPPSATKYVIVNEGGTLVPHINPNGERKLIPMPAQTVMYLSLKQAPITYLLPKEIENYTFPVGSVIAPLKKDEKLFENLRKRGTEVSVLKFQYFEVGIVE; encoded by the coding sequence ATGTATGTGCAAAAAAACGTAAAAATTACACTACTTGCCATCGTTGTATTTGCGGCCATATTGCGATTTGCCGCGCTCGACCGCATCCCGCCAGGCATATACCCGGATGAGGCCATTAAGGGTATTGAGGGACTTGAGGCCGTTGAAACCGGGAATTTCAAATTGTTCTACGAAACGAATAACGGCCGTGAAGGACTTTGGATAAACCTCATCGGCCTTGCGGTGCGTTCATTCGGCACAAACCAGTTTTCTTTGAGGTTTTGGCCGGCGTTATTTGGAACACTGACCGTTCTTGGCCTATTTTTACTTACCCGGGAACTCTTCCGGGAAAAAGAGCATCCTGACCGCATCGCGCTGCTTGCCGCCTTTTTTCTTGCGACATCTTTTTGGCATCTCAATTTCTCCCGCATTGCCTTCCGCGCCATCATGGTGCCCATGCTCATGGTGTGGAGTTTTTATTTTCTGCTCCTGGCCTGGCGCAGAGCGCATGCATGGCGCTCTGCCATATTTGCCGTCATTGGCGGAGCACTCTTCGGCCTCGGCTTTCATACCTATATAGCGTTCCGCTTTGCTCCCTTTGTGGCACTGGTGTTGTTCGCTATAGAATACTTGCGCATACGCACAGCGCGCATCGGCCTCCGTTCGTTCCTTACCCGTACCGCATGGTGGCTAATAGCCGCGTTTCTTACAGCGCTCCCCATTGGACTTTACTTCCTCGCTCACCCGCAGGATTTTATTGGAAGGGCGGGCGGTGTTTCCATTTTTGCAACTGATTCCCCCATCCGCACATTCGGAAAAGTTCTTGTGCAGACGCTGGGCATGTTCAACATCCGCGGTGACTGTAACTGGCGGCACAATATGGCTTGCTCTCCGCAATTGCTCTTTCCGGTCGGCATCTTTTTCCTTATTGGTCTTTGGATTCTAATAAAAAATATTCGCCAAAAAATACCGGCATCTACCGCCTCTTGGCTGCTTATCGCATGGCTCGGCTTTCTTTTGGGTCCGGAACTCCTCACCTGGGAGGGCATTCCGCACGCATTGCGTTCCATCGGCATCATTCCCCCAGTGTTCATGCTCACGGCTCTCGGTGTAAACTATTTGCTAGAAAAGTTTTCAAATAAAAAGGTGGTTCCTGTCATGGTTATTGTCATCGTTATGGTCAGTGGGATTATAGAGCCTTATCGCTATTTTGGCGTTTGGGCCCATCACATCAACACTCCATATGCGTTCGCAAAACCCTACGTAGAGATTGTGCGCTATTTGAATTCCCTTCCGCCTTCTGCTACAAAGTATGTTATAGTGAACGAAGGAGGCACGCTTGTGCCGCATATAAATCCAAACGGGGAGAGAAAACTCATCCCTATGCCCGCCCAGACCGTGATGTACCTTTCGCTGAAGCAAGCTCCTATCACCTACCTTTTGCCGAAAGAGATAGAAAATTACACATTC
- a CDS encoding GtrA family protein encodes MENASSIPVTPVGAGQPVASRGLKLSDTIAILVIGELFAWLLMVVRKGAELAVPQAIMYSLPIVMPLVALGCLWVMAILGRRRPTLFQLGKYAAIGFFNTALDFAIFNSLVLLTNIEPRGARAGLLTTISFTIAVINSYLWNKYWTFRSKGPARVGEFAQFVVVALVGLVLVSGFLTVMTKFIEPPYGLNIRQWANAVKVMSIFISLAWNFSGYKFIVFRTKKVV; translated from the coding sequence ATGGAAAATGCTTCATCGATTCCGGTGACGCCCGTAGGCGCGGGGCAGCCTGTTGCATCCCGGGGGCTTAAGCTTTCGGACACCATTGCAATTCTTGTTATAGGAGAATTATTCGCCTGGCTTCTTATGGTGGTGCGCAAGGGCGCGGAACTTGCTGTGCCGCAGGCCATCATGTATTCCCTGCCCATCGTGATGCCGCTTGTGGCACTTGGGTGTTTGTGGGTTATGGCAATCCTGGGGCGAAGACGGCCGACGCTCTTCCAGCTCGGCAAATATGCGGCAATCGGTTTTTTTAACACGGCGCTTGATTTTGCGATTTTTAATTCCTTGGTGCTCTTAACGAATATCGAACCAAGGGGCGCACGTGCGGGGCTTCTTACCACGATTTCATTTACGATAGCGGTCATAAACTCATATCTCTGGAATAAATACTGGACATTCCGCTCAAAAGGTCCTGCGCGGGTTGGTGAGTTCGCGCAATTCGTGGTTGTGGCGCTTGTCGGGCTTGTTCTGGTGAGCGGATTTCTCACGGTAATGACTAAGTTTATCGAACCGCCCTACGGGCTCAACATCCGCCAGTGGGCTAATGCCGTGAAAGTAATGTCTATTTTCATCAGCCTTGCCTGGAACTTTTCCGGATACAAATTCATAGTGTTCCGCACGAAGAAAGTGGTTTGA
- a CDS encoding type IV secretion system DNA-binding domain-containing protein translates to MTAFFLTIFIVIIVLVIIGLILFMLLEMKREKARLIKSLNMALFLVRLPKEDISGEERKQDKERIAVMEQLISSFATMHEGGWKGVVSGQPAVVLEMAVHHIGEEIHFYIAGPVRSAELIQRTVHGFYSAASVERVQDYNIFNPHGTHAGSVLTLAKRYFLPLRSYVTLESDPLNNISNALSKLEREGEGAAIQVVMQHAGNSWNKKAFAVARLMQRGKSYEAAVSEAAGGFLGFLKELSGGVGGEDKKKKEADEKAKTSLTPLAQETIKGIEGKASKAGFSVNVRLIASAPDALRAERILEQLENAFAQFSHPAWNGFKPRRVKGRALRNLLYNFSFRVFSEDEAMLLNTEEISSLYHFPISTLQTPRIGWLKAKTAPPPENLPEAEEGDGVTIGDSLFRGQARAVRMLREDRRRHLYVVGQTGTGKSTLLSEMIRQDIEKGEGVGIIDPHGDLAELALSLVPRERIKDVVYFNPGDMERPVGLNMLEAKGEDQRDFAVQEMIAIFMKLFPPEVVGPMFEHNMRNAMLTLMADPENPGTIVEIPRIFTDEAYVRSLLPKVQDPVVRAFWEKEMAKTSEFHKSEMLGYLVSKVGRFVENEMMRNIIGQPRSGFNIRDIMDNRKILIANLSKGKMGEVNSSLLGMILVSKLQMAAMARGDITQEGRADFYLYIDEFQNFTTDSIATILSEARKYRLNLIMAHQFIAQLPENIKNAAFGNVGSLCALRVGADDGEYLAKQFEPAFSQQDLLNLDNFNAVVKLMIRGQTSRPFNTLVHKPWERGVKPDLQAAQALKEFSRLTYGRAREVVQKEILERSQLARPVAAPSAMTPGESNK, encoded by the coding sequence ATGACCGCATTTTTTCTTACCATCTTTATCGTTATCATCGTGCTCGTTATCATCGGGCTTATACTTTTTATGTTGCTGGAGATGAAGCGCGAGAAAGCACGTCTCATAAAATCTCTCAACATGGCGCTGTTCCTGGTGCGTCTGCCCAAGGAAGATATTTCGGGAGAAGAGCGCAAACAGGACAAGGAACGTATCGCGGTGATGGAACAGCTTATCTCGTCATTTGCGACGATGCATGAGGGTGGATGGAAGGGCGTCGTATCCGGACAGCCTGCCGTAGTGCTCGAGATGGCCGTGCATCACATTGGGGAAGAGATACATTTTTATATCGCAGGACCCGTGCGTTCGGCCGAGCTTATTCAGAGGACCGTACATGGGTTTTACTCTGCCGCTTCGGTGGAACGGGTACAGGATTATAATATTTTCAATCCGCACGGCACGCACGCGGGTTCCGTTCTTACGCTTGCAAAGAGATATTTTCTGCCTCTGCGTTCCTATGTCACGCTGGAAAGCGATCCGCTGAACAATATCTCCAACGCTCTTTCGAAACTGGAACGGGAAGGCGAGGGGGCCGCGATACAAGTGGTCATGCAGCATGCGGGTAATAGCTGGAACAAGAAGGCTTTTGCGGTCGCGCGTCTCATGCAGCGGGGCAAGTCGTATGAAGCTGCCGTGTCCGAAGCGGCCGGAGGATTTTTAGGATTTTTGAAGGAACTATCCGGTGGCGTAGGCGGGGAAGATAAAAAGAAGAAAGAGGCCGACGAGAAAGCAAAAACCTCGCTTACGCCTCTGGCTCAGGAGACCATTAAGGGTATAGAAGGGAAAGCGAGCAAGGCGGGATTTTCGGTCAATGTTCGGCTTATCGCTTCCGCTCCGGACGCACTTCGGGCAGAACGCATTCTTGAACAACTTGAGAATGCATTTGCGCAATTCTCTCATCCGGCATGGAACGGTTTTAAGCCCAGACGCGTCAAAGGCCGTGCGCTTAGAAATCTTCTTTATAACTTTTCTTTCCGTGTGTTTTCCGAAGATGAGGCGATGTTGCTCAATACCGAAGAGATCTCGAGTCTCTATCACTTTCCTATCTCAACGCTGCAGACTCCCCGAATCGGGTGGCTTAAGGCAAAGACCGCTCCTCCGCCAGAAAATCTTCCCGAGGCGGAGGAGGGAGACGGCGTTACCATCGGCGATAGTCTTTTTCGCGGCCAGGCGCGCGCGGTGCGCATGCTGCGAGAAGACCGGCGGAGGCATCTCTACGTTGTGGGACAGACCGGCACCGGAAAATCAACGCTACTTTCCGAGATGATACGGCAGGACATTGAAAAAGGGGAGGGCGTGGGCATTATTGACCCGCACGGAGATCTTGCGGAGCTTGCGCTTAGCCTTGTGCCTCGTGAGCGCATAAAGGACGTGGTGTACTTCAACCCGGGAGATATGGAGCGGCCCGTCGGGCTTAATATGCTGGAAGCTAAAGGAGAAGACCAGCGGGATTTTGCGGTTCAGGAAATGATAGCGATATTCATGAAGCTTTTTCCACCCGAGGTTGTGGGTCCCATGTTCGAGCACAACATGCGCAATGCCATGCTCACGCTCATGGCCGACCCGGAAAATCCCGGCACTATCGTGGAAATTCCGCGCATATTTACGGACGAGGCTTATGTGCGTTCGCTTCTGCCAAAAGTTCAGGACCCTGTTGTTCGGGCATTCTGGGAAAAAGAGATGGCCAAGACCAGCGAATTCCATAAATCCGAGATGCTCGGGTATTTGGTCTCGAAGGTCGGTAGGTTTGTGGAGAATGAAATGATGCGCAATATCATTGGGCAACCCCGAAGCGGCTTCAATATCCGTGATATTATGGATAATCGCAAGATACTCATTGCGAATCTCTCCAAGGGCAAAATGGGGGAAGTGAATTCCTCGCTTTTAGGCATGATACTTGTTTCCAAACTTCAGATGGCCGCTATGGCCAGGGGCGATATAACCCAGGAAGGCCGCGCCGACTTCTATTTGTATATTGACGAATTTCAGAATTTTACGACCGATTCCATTGCAACTATTCTTTCCGAAGCGCGGAAATATCGCCTCAATCTTATTATGGCTCACCAGTTCATCGCGCAACTTCCGGAGAATATTAAGAACGCGGCTTTTGGCAATGTCGGGTCGCTGTGTGCGCTGCGCGTCGGCGCGGATGATGGTGAGTATCTGGCCAAACAATTTGAGCCGGCTTTTTCGCAGCAGGACCTTTTGAATCTTGACAACTTCAATGCGGTGGTAAAGCTCATGATACGCGGACAGACCTCCCGCCCCTTCAACACGCTTGTACATAAACCATGGGAGCGGGGTGTGAAGCCGGATCTACAAGCCGCCCAGGCACTCAAAGAATTCTCGCGTCTCACGTACGGCAGAGCGCGAGAGGTGGTGCAAAAAGAGATCCTGGAGCGTTCCCAGCTTGCCCGCCCTGTTGCTGCGCCATCGGCGATGACTCCCGGGGAAAGTAATAAATAA
- a CDS encoding cation diffusion facilitator family transporter → MSHEHSHHAGEGSGNVNPVRSRMRTRLTRDPVPEDPISAEDKALSDGARASVTSNGVKIAAILNIAFTVVEFIGGALTNSLAVMADALHDLGDSMVLLSSWKIESLSQRSPDWKRTFGYRRMSLLAAFLNAVVLLGGSVIIFFQVIGRLVNPQPVHAVGIIWLAVLGIVVNTAGSLKLKKGGSLNERMISWHLLEDVLGWVGILLAGIIMHFTGFYRIDPVITIGFTVFVLWGVWRNSKELLNVFLEGVPSNVSLKELLRELGTITDVREICDIHVWSLDGKQHLCALKVIVKPGAMKDCAVLQGAIRKKLENYHIVHSTIELQEEQFHVHTQHDQAFLTN, encoded by the coding sequence GTGTCGCACGAACATTCTCATCATGCGGGTGAAGGAAGCGGCAATGTGAACCCCGTTAGAAGTAGGATGCGGACTCGCCTCACCAGAGATCCGGTTCCGGAGGATCCTATATCTGCCGAAGATAAAGCTCTCTCTGACGGGGCAAGAGCGTCCGTGACTTCTAACGGGGTGAAGATAGCGGCGATTCTTAATATCGCTTTTACGGTCGTCGAATTTATCGGAGGAGCTTTGACAAACAGTCTTGCGGTAATGGCCGATGCGCTCCACGACCTTGGCGACAGCATGGTACTGCTCTCATCCTGGAAGATTGAAAGCCTCTCGCAGCGTTCGCCGGATTGGAAACGTACGTTCGGATACCGGCGGATGTCGCTTCTTGCGGCATTTTTAAACGCTGTAGTGCTTCTGGGGGGTTCGGTAATCATTTTCTTTCAAGTCATCGGACGCCTTGTAAACCCTCAGCCGGTGCATGCGGTTGGTATTATATGGCTTGCCGTTCTGGGTATCGTTGTAAACACTGCAGGAAGTCTAAAATTGAAAAAAGGCGGGAGCCTGAATGAGCGGATGATATCGTGGCATCTCCTTGAAGATGTTTTGGGGTGGGTGGGCATTCTGCTTGCGGGAATTATTATGCACTTTACTGGATTTTACAGAATTGACCCCGTCATCACCATAGGATTTACCGTATTTGTGCTTTGGGGCGTATGGCGGAATTCCAAAGAGCTTCTGAATGTATTTCTTGAAGGAGTGCCCTCGAATGTTTCGCTTAAAGAGCTTCTTCGGGAATTAGGAACGATTACGGACGTGCGGGAAATTTGTGATATTCATGTATGGTCGCTGGATGGCAAACAACATCTCTGCGCGCTCAAAGTAATTGTTAAGCCCGGCGCCATGAAGGATTGCGCGGTGTTGCAGGGGGCCATTCGGAAGAAATTAGAAAACTATCACATCGTGCACTCTACCATTGAATTGCAGGAAGAACAGTTCCACGTTCACACGCAGCACGACCAGGCTTTTTTAACGAATTAA